In Brachypodium distachyon strain Bd21 chromosome 2, Brachypodium_distachyon_v3.0, whole genome shotgun sequence, one genomic interval encodes:
- the LOC100829996 gene encoding protein IQ-DOMAIN 1, giving the protein MGKKGKWFSAVRRVFSSSDPEAKEAKAEKADKPKSRKKWPFGKSKHSDLPTSTVSGITLVAPQPLPPPPTQPPQPQSEEIKDVKTIEAESEQNKHAYSVALASAVAAEAAAVAAQAAAEVVRLTAVTTSTPKAAVCSKEELAAVKIQTAFRGYLARRALRALRGLVRLKSLVDGNSVKRQTSHTLHCTQTMTRVQTQIYSRRVKLEEEKQALQRQLQLKHQRELEKMKIDEDWDHSHQSKEQIEASLMMKQEAALRRERALAYAFSHQWKNSGRTITPTFTDQGNPNWGWSWMERWMTARPWENRVVPNKDPKDSVLTKNPSTSAIRTFVPRALSIQRPATPSKSSRPPSRQSPSTPPSKVPSVAGKFRPSSPRDSWLYRDDDLRSITSIRSERPRRQSTGGTSVQDDASLTSTPALPSYMQSTKSARAKSRYHSGFTDKFEVPERVSLVHSSIKKRLSFPAADKPNIAPADKPMERARRHSEPPKVDPASL; this is encoded by the exons ATGGGTAAGAAAGGCAAGTGGTTTAGTGCTGTCAGGAGAGTCTTCAGCTCCTCTGATCCGGAGGCGAAGGAAGCTAAG GCTGAGAAGGCGGACAAGCCGAAATCCAGGAAGAAATGGCCATTTGGCAAGTCAAAACACTCTGATCTGCCAACCTCGACAGTGTCAGGGATCACTCTAGTAGCTCCACagccgctgccaccgccgcctacACAGCCTCCTCAACCACAATCTGAGGAGATAAAAGATGTCAAAACAATCGAAGCGGAAAGTGAACAAAACAAGCATGCCTACTCGGTTGCGCTTGCGTCTGCTGTCGCCGCGGAAGCCGCCGCTGTCGCTGCCCAGGCCGCTGCTGAGGTTGTCCGCCTCACAGCAGTCACCACAAGCACACCAAAAGCGGCTGTTTGCTCAAAGGAAGAGCTTGCTGCTGTCAAGATTCAGACCGCCTTCAGGGGTTATCTG GCAAGGAGAGCACTGCGGGCACTGAGGGGACTAGTTAGGCTGAAGTCACTTGTTGATGGAAATTCTGTCAAACGCCAAACTTCCCACACCTTGCATTGCACACAAACAATGACAAGAGTTCAAACCCAAATCTACTCCAGAAGAGtgaagctggaggaggaaaAACAGGCTCTTCAAAGGCAGCTCCAATTAAAGCACCAACGGGAACTTGAGAAAATGAAG ATTGATGAAGACTGGGATCATAGCCATCAATCCAAAGAACAGATCGAGGCCAGCTTAATGATGAAACAGGAAGCTGCACTAAGACGAGAAAGAGCACTTGCATATGCATTTTCTCATCAG TGGAAGAATTCTGGTCGAACTATAACACCAACGTTCACAGACCAAGGGAATCCTAATTGGGGCTGGAGCTGGATGGAACGTTGGATGACAGCAAGGCCTTGGGAGAACCGAGTGGTACCAAACAAAGATCCTAAAGATTCTGTTCTTACAAAGAATCCCAGCACAAGCGCCATTCGAACTTTTGTACCCCGTGCTCTCTCAATCCAGAGACCGGCAACACCAAGCAAGTCAAGCCGTCCACCGAGCCGGCAATCACCATCAACTCCCCCCTCAAAGGTCCCCTCAGTTGCAGGAAAGTTCAGACCATCGAGTCCAAGGGACAGCTGGCTCTACAGGGATGATGACTTGAGGAGCATCACAAGCATACGCTCTGAACGCCCAAGGAGGCAGAGCACAGGTGGAACCTCAGTCCAGGACGATGCAAGCCTAACAAGCACGCCAGCTCTCCCCAGCTATATGCAGTCAACAAAGTCTGCAAGGGCAAAGTCCCGGTACCACAGTGGATTCACCGACAAGTTTGAGGTTCCTGAGAGAGTATCTCTGGTCCATTCATCGATAAAGAAGCGCCTATCTTTCCCAGCTGCAGACAAACCAAATATTGCGCCTGCAGATAAGCCAATGGAAAGAGCAAGGCGCCATTCAGAACCTCCAAAGGTGGATCCTGCCTCCCTGTGA
- the LOC100830301 gene encoding interactor of constitutive active ROPs 2, chloroplastic isoform X2 — protein MQTAKTRNGSVEHPTRASPNGTNKTSRPTRFGGPDSAADTPATKSPTGRSPKVERRTTMSAEREKRRPVMKLSELESQLTQLQDELKKAKEQLHSSENSRKRALQEAEEARAQAASASAQARDSEAQLAELSSVEETRIFELRRLSQERDRSWQSELEAMQKQHAADSAALVAAMGEVHRLRVQLARADRKPQEAAEAQLATVDELRAKLKESEEAEAQARSLHEECKQQLEASRATIDSLLTDGSKLMDSFSLVVTELEESRAKLKAQEEEMAETSSAAKAAGESSGCSDSEAAELRSALEDVEARFQEEKILSTVETQCAYELMDQLKMESDLRHGKLAAALGSAKSEVIFLKASLFDKESELRRAQDAAKKLQDETRTSRDITADELKEQLRGALLENGQLKIELQKYESEEKVPVKSEAEAAAETAKKGETEAELRRLRVQAEQWRKAAETAMALLAVGKGGNGKVMDRGDSLDGGKYAGLYDELDDDAAARKNGNVLRRISGMWKK, from the exons ATGCAGACAGCCAAGACAAG GAATGGTTCCGTGGAGCACCCTACCCGGGCGTCTCCCAATGGAACGAACAAGACGAGCCGGCCGACGAGGTTCGGTGGTCCTGATTCTGCCGCCGACACGCCGGCGACCAAGTCACCCACCGGCCGGAGTCCTAAGGTGGAGCGCCGAACGACGATGAGCGCAGAAAGAGAG AAACGGAGGCCAGTGATGAAGCTGTCGGAGCTAGAGTCCCAGCTCACGCAGCTGCAAGACGAGCTCAAGAAGGCCAAGGAGCAACTCCATTCGTCCGAGAACTCCCGGAAGCGGGCCCTGCAGGAAGCCGAGGAGGCCAGGGCGCAGGCCGCGTCAGCGTCGGCGCAGGCCCGCGATTCCGAGGCGCAGCTCGCGGAGCTCTCGTCCGTCGAGGAAACCCGCATCTTCGAGCTGCGGCGTCTCTCCCAGGAGCGCGATCGCTCGTGGCAGTCGGAGCTGGAGGCCATGCAGAAGCAGCACGCCGCCGACTCAGCCGCGCTCGTGGCCGCCATGGGCGAGGTGCACCGGCTCCGCGtgcagctcgcccgcgccgaccgcaAGCCGCAGGAGGCGGCCGAGGCGCAGCTCGCCACGGTCGACGAGCTCAGGGCCAAGCTCAAGGAGAGCGAGGAAGCCGAGGCGCAGGCCCGGAGCTTGCACGAGGAGTGCAAGCAGCAGCTGGAGGCAAGCCGGGCCACCATCGACTCGCTGCTCACCGATGGCTCCAAGCTGATGGACTCCTTCAGCCTCGTCGTCACGGAGCTCGAGGAGTCGCGCGCCAAGCTCAAGGCCCAGGAGGAAGAGATGGCGGAGActtcgtcggcggcgaaggcggccgGCGAGAGCAGCGGCTGCTCGGACTCCGAGGCCGCCGAGCTGAGGTCGGCTTTGGAGGACGTGGAGGCCAGGTTCCAGGAAGAGAAGATCCTGAGCACCGTGGAGACGCAGTGCGCGTACGAGCTCATGGACCAGCTGAAGATGGAGTCCGACCTGCGGCACGGCAAGCTCGCCGCTGCGCTCGGGAGCGCCAAGTCCGAGGTCATCTTCCTCAAGGCGAGCCTGTTCGACAAGGAGTCCGAGCTGAGGCGCGCCCAGGACGCGGCCAAGAAGCTACAAGACGAGACGAGAACCAGCAGGGACATTACGGCAGACGAGCTGAAAGAGCAGCTGCGGGGCGCGCTGCTGGAGAACGGGCAGCTGAAGATCGAGCTGCAGAAGTACGAGTCCGAGGAGAAGGTCCCCGTGAAGTCGGAGGccgaagcggcggcggagacggcgaaGAAAGGGGAGACGGAGGCCGAGCTGAGGCGGCTGAGGGTGCAGGCCGAGCAGTGGAGGAAGGCCGCCGAGACCGCCATGGCTTTGCTCGCCGTGGGAAAGGGCGGGAACGGGAAGGTCATGGACCGGGGCGACTCGTTGGACGGCGGCAAGTACGCCGGCTTGTATGATGAGCTCGACGACGATGCCGCGGCCCGGAAGAACGGCAACGTGCTCAGGAGGATCAGTGGCATGTGGAAGAAATGA
- the LOC100830301 gene encoding interactor of constitutive active ROPs 2, chloroplastic isoform X1, translated as MLSLNKMHFLKLYSSSTAVRNGSVEHPTRASPNGTNKTSRPTRFGGPDSAADTPATKSPTGRSPKVERRTTMSAEREKRRPVMKLSELESQLTQLQDELKKAKEQLHSSENSRKRALQEAEEARAQAASASAQARDSEAQLAELSSVEETRIFELRRLSQERDRSWQSELEAMQKQHAADSAALVAAMGEVHRLRVQLARADRKPQEAAEAQLATVDELRAKLKESEEAEAQARSLHEECKQQLEASRATIDSLLTDGSKLMDSFSLVVTELEESRAKLKAQEEEMAETSSAAKAAGESSGCSDSEAAELRSALEDVEARFQEEKILSTVETQCAYELMDQLKMESDLRHGKLAAALGSAKSEVIFLKASLFDKESELRRAQDAAKKLQDETRTSRDITADELKEQLRGALLENGQLKIELQKYESEEKVPVKSEAEAAAETAKKGETEAELRRLRVQAEQWRKAAETAMALLAVGKGGNGKVMDRGDSLDGGKYAGLYDELDDDAAARKNGNVLRRISGMWKK; from the exons ATGCTGTCCTTAAACAAAATGCATTTTCTCAAGTTATATTCGAGCAGTACAGCCGTGAG GAATGGTTCCGTGGAGCACCCTACCCGGGCGTCTCCCAATGGAACGAACAAGACGAGCCGGCCGACGAGGTTCGGTGGTCCTGATTCTGCCGCCGACACGCCGGCGACCAAGTCACCCACCGGCCGGAGTCCTAAGGTGGAGCGCCGAACGACGATGAGCGCAGAAAGAGAG AAACGGAGGCCAGTGATGAAGCTGTCGGAGCTAGAGTCCCAGCTCACGCAGCTGCAAGACGAGCTCAAGAAGGCCAAGGAGCAACTCCATTCGTCCGAGAACTCCCGGAAGCGGGCCCTGCAGGAAGCCGAGGAGGCCAGGGCGCAGGCCGCGTCAGCGTCGGCGCAGGCCCGCGATTCCGAGGCGCAGCTCGCGGAGCTCTCGTCCGTCGAGGAAACCCGCATCTTCGAGCTGCGGCGTCTCTCCCAGGAGCGCGATCGCTCGTGGCAGTCGGAGCTGGAGGCCATGCAGAAGCAGCACGCCGCCGACTCAGCCGCGCTCGTGGCCGCCATGGGCGAGGTGCACCGGCTCCGCGtgcagctcgcccgcgccgaccgcaAGCCGCAGGAGGCGGCCGAGGCGCAGCTCGCCACGGTCGACGAGCTCAGGGCCAAGCTCAAGGAGAGCGAGGAAGCCGAGGCGCAGGCCCGGAGCTTGCACGAGGAGTGCAAGCAGCAGCTGGAGGCAAGCCGGGCCACCATCGACTCGCTGCTCACCGATGGCTCCAAGCTGATGGACTCCTTCAGCCTCGTCGTCACGGAGCTCGAGGAGTCGCGCGCCAAGCTCAAGGCCCAGGAGGAAGAGATGGCGGAGActtcgtcggcggcgaaggcggccgGCGAGAGCAGCGGCTGCTCGGACTCCGAGGCCGCCGAGCTGAGGTCGGCTTTGGAGGACGTGGAGGCCAGGTTCCAGGAAGAGAAGATCCTGAGCACCGTGGAGACGCAGTGCGCGTACGAGCTCATGGACCAGCTGAAGATGGAGTCCGACCTGCGGCACGGCAAGCTCGCCGCTGCGCTCGGGAGCGCCAAGTCCGAGGTCATCTTCCTCAAGGCGAGCCTGTTCGACAAGGAGTCCGAGCTGAGGCGCGCCCAGGACGCGGCCAAGAAGCTACAAGACGAGACGAGAACCAGCAGGGACATTACGGCAGACGAGCTGAAAGAGCAGCTGCGGGGCGCGCTGCTGGAGAACGGGCAGCTGAAGATCGAGCTGCAGAAGTACGAGTCCGAGGAGAAGGTCCCCGTGAAGTCGGAGGccgaagcggcggcggagacggcgaaGAAAGGGGAGACGGAGGCCGAGCTGAGGCGGCTGAGGGTGCAGGCCGAGCAGTGGAGGAAGGCCGCCGAGACCGCCATGGCTTTGCTCGCCGTGGGAAAGGGCGGGAACGGGAAGGTCATGGACCGGGGCGACTCGTTGGACGGCGGCAAGTACGCCGGCTTGTATGATGAGCTCGACGACGATGCCGCGGCCCGGAAGAACGGCAACGTGCTCAGGAGGATCAGTGGCATGTGGAAGAAATGA
- the LOC100830607 gene encoding V-type proton ATPase subunit a1: MGVFDRLPPMDHLRSEKMCFVQLIFPAESARLAVTYLGELGLLQFKDLNEDKSPFQRIFVNQVKRCAEMSRKLNYFSDQINKAGVKSSVRPALQPEIDLEELEAKLAEHEHELLEMNTNSGTLQQTYNELLEFKLVLSKAGGILASSHNHATPADRELDEHIYDNEGDEGNGYLLEQGIHQGTSESGVRFVSGIILKSKALAFERMLFRATRGNMFFNQASAGEPVNDPISGEEVEKTVFVVFFSGEQAKAKILRICASFGASCYPVPEEMVKQRQIFREVSARLADLEVTLDAGIQHRNKALESVGSQLWRWTIMVKKEKAVYDTLNMLNFDVTKKCLVGEGWCPIFAKSQIKDVLQRATLHSNSQIGIIFHEMDTTDSPPTYFRTDKFTNAFQEIVDAYGVARYEEANPAVYSVITFPFLFAVMFGDWGHGICLLLGALFLILREKKLSSQKLDSFTEMAFGGRYVILLMALFSIYCGLIYNEFFSVPFHIFGKSAYACRENSCSDAHTAGLLKVRDPYPFGVDPSWRGSRSELPFLNSLKMKMSILMGVSQMNLGILLSYFDAKYHGNVLDIRYQFIPQMIFLNSLFGYLALLILIKWCTGSKSDLYHVMIYMFLDPAGDLGENQLFWGQKELQILLLLLAIVAVPWMLFPKPFILKKLHKERFQGHTYRFLGTSEMDPDSEPDSARARHDDFNFSEVFVHQMIHSIEFVLGAVSNTASYLRLWALSLAHSELSTVFYEKLLLLAWGYDSLIVKLVGLTVFAFATAFILLMMESLSAFLHALRLHWVEFMNKFYHGDGYKFKPFSFALLADEED; the protein is encoded by the exons ATGGGGGTCttcgaccggctgcccccgaTGGACCAcctccggtcggagaagatgTGCTTCGTGCAGCTCATTTTCCCCGCTGAGAGCGCGCGCCTCGCCGTCACCTACCTCGGcgagctcggcctcctccaATTCAAGGAC TTAAATGAGGATAAGAGTCCTTTTCAGCGAATATTTGTCAATCAG GTAAAGCGATGTGCAGAAATGTCACGCAAGCTAAATTATTTCAGTGATCAGATCAACAAGGCAGGTGTTAAATCTTCTGTTCGGCCTGCACTACAACCAGAGATTGAtttggaggagctggag GCAAAATTGGCTGAGCATGAGCATGAACTGCTGGAGATGAATACTAACAGTGGGACACTACAGCAGACGTATAATGAACTTCTTGAATTCAAGCTGGTCTTGTCAAAG GCAGGTGGCATCCTTGCTTCTTCTCACAATCATGCAACTCCCGCTGACAGGGAGCTAGATGAACATATATATGACAACGAAGGGGACGAGGGAAACGGCTATTTGCTTGAACAG GGAATACATCAAGGGACCTCGGAATCTGGAGTTAGGTTTGTTAGCGGCATAATCTTGAAGTCTAAGGCATTGGCTTTTGAGAGGATGCTTTTCCGAGCTACAAGGGGAAATATGTTTTTCAATCAGGCGTCTGCAGGGGAACCTGTTAATGATCCCATTTCTGGTGAAGAG GTAGAGAAGACTGTTTTtgtagttttcttttctggggAGCAGGCTAAAGCAAAAATACTGAGGATTTGTGCTTCATTTGGAGCAAGTTGTTACCCTGTTCCCGAGGAGATGGTCAAGCAGAGACAAATTTTTCGTGAG GTATCAGCACGTCTCGCTGATCTAGAAGTCACTTTGGATGCTGGAATCCAGCACAGAAACAAAGCACTTGAGTCAGTAGGGTCACAATTATGGAGGTGGACAATCATG GTAAAAAAGGAGAAAGCTGTTTATGATACACTTAACATGCTGAACTTTGATGTGACGAAGAAATGTCTTGTGGGAGAAGGATGGTGTCCGATATTTGCTAAATCTCAG ATCAAGGATGTCTTGCAGCGTGCAACACTTCACAGCAACTCACAAATTGGAATAATATTTCATGAGATGGACACTACGGACTCACCTCCTACATATTTCCGGACTGATAAATTTACGAATGCTTTCCAGGAAATTGTTGATGCATATGG TGTTGCTCGATATGAAGAAGCTAATCCAGCTGTATATTCTGTTATCACATTCCCATTTCTTTTTGCTGTCATGTTTGGGGATTGGGGTCATGGAATATGTCTGTTACTCGGAGCTCTGTTTCTTATACTACGTGAGAAGAAACTGTCCTCCCAG AAGCTCGATAGTTTTACGGAGATGGCATTTGGCGGGCGTTATGTTATTCTTCTGATGGCTTTGTTCTCAATATATTGTGGGCTCATATACAATGAGTTTTTCTCAGTTCCATTCCATATATTTGGGAAATCTGCATATGCATGTCGGGAAAATTCCTGCAG TGATGCACATACTGCTGGTCTCCTAAAAGTTCGTGATCCCTACCCTTTTGGAGTGGACCCAAGTTGGCGTGGAAGTCGATCTGAGTTGCCCTTTCTAAATTCgttgaagatgaagatgtcgATACTGATGGGTGTCTCCCAGATGAACTTGGGAATCTTGTTGAGTTATTTTGATGCAAAGTATCATGGGAATGTCCTCGACATAAG GTACCAATTCATACCGCAGATGATTTTTCTGAATAGCCTCTTTGGTTACTTAGCCCTCCTGATTCTCATTAAGTGGTGCACGGGCTCTAAATCCGATCTGTATCATGTGATGATATATATGTTCCTTGACCCTGCTGGAGATCTTGGAGAGAATCAACTGTTTTGGGGTCAGAAGGAACTCCAG ATCCTTTTGTTGCTTCTGGCTATTGTTGCTGTTCCATGGATGCTCTTCCCAAAGCCTTTCATCCTAAAGAAACTTCATAAGGAG AGATTTCAAGGTCACACCTATCGCTTCCTTGGGACATCTGAAATGGATCCGGATTCTGAACCTGACTCTGCCCGTGCACGTCATGATGATTTCAATTTTAGTGAAGTTTTTGTGCATCAAATGATACATTCCATTGAGTTTGTACTCGGGGCTGTATCAAATACAGCATCATACCTTCGACTTTGGGCCTTGAG TCTGGCACATTCTGAGCTATCAACAGTCTTCTACGAGAAGCTGCTGCTACTTGCTTGGGG GTATGACAGTCTTATTGTGAAGTTAGTGGGGCTTACTGTTTTTGCCTTTGCTACTGCATTTATATTGCTCATGATGGAATCATTAAGCGCCTTCCTCCATGCATTACGTCTGCACTGGGTCGAGTTTATGAACAAGTTCTATCACGGGGATGGCTACAAATTCAAACCATTTTCATTTGCTCTGCTGGCAGACGAAGAAGACTGA
- the LOC100831223 gene encoding nuclear transcription factor Y subunit B-3 has product MADGGSHDSGSPRGGGGGGVREQDRFLPIANISRIMKKAVPANGKIAKDAKETLQECVSEFISFVTSEASDKCQKEKRKTINGDDLLWAMATLGFEEYVEPLKIYLHKYRDMEGDSKLTSKSGDGSVKKDTIGAHGGASSSNAQAMVQHGAYPQGMGYMQPQYHNGDT; this is encoded by the exons ATGGCCGACGGCGGGAGCCACGACAGCGGGAGCCCGAggggcggtggcgggggcGGGGTCAGGGAGCAGGACAGGTTCCTCCCCATCGCCAACATCAGCCGCATCATGAAGAAGGCCGTGCCGGCCAACGGCAAGATCGCCAAGGACGCCAAGGAGACCCTGCAGGAGTGCGTCTCCGAGTTCATCTCCTTCGTCACCAGCGA GGCCAGTGACAAGTGCCAGAAGGAGAAGCGCAAGACCATCAACGGGGACGATCTTCTCTGGGCGATGGCCACGCTTGGCTTCGAGGAGTACGTGGAACCCCTCAAGATCTACCTGCACAAGTACAGAGAT ATGGAG GGTGATAGTAAATTGACCTCAAAATCTGGTGATGGCTCCGTAAAGAAAGATACAATTGGTGCCCATGGTGGTGCCAGTAGCTCAAATGCACAAGCG ATGGTTCAACATGGAGCTTACCCCCAAGGGATGGGCTACATGCAACCTCAG TACCATAACGGGGACACCTAG